Proteins encoded in a region of the Streptomyces sp. PCS3-D2 genome:
- a CDS encoding nucleoside/nucleotide kinase family protein — MRTTTELVERAARLAVRGGRRILGVAGPPGAGKSTLADRLADALGPRTAVVVPMDGFHLAQAELDRLGRADRKGAPDTFDVAGYVSLLARLRTPGSRDAAVYAPAFDRSIEEPIAGRIPVYPDVPLVITEGNYLLHDEGEWAGVRPLLDEAWYCAPDEDTRIRRLVERHVRYGREPAHAREWVGRSDEANARLVAPGRHRADLVVDPG, encoded by the coding sequence GTGCGGACGACCACGGAGCTGGTGGAGAGGGCGGCCCGGCTGGCCGTCCGGGGCGGTCGGCGGATCCTCGGCGTGGCCGGGCCGCCGGGCGCGGGAAAGTCGACCCTGGCCGACCGGCTGGCCGATGCGCTCGGCCCGCGGACGGCCGTGGTGGTCCCGATGGACGGCTTCCACCTCGCGCAGGCCGAGTTGGACCGGCTCGGCCGGGCCGACCGCAAGGGCGCCCCGGACACCTTCGACGTGGCCGGTTACGTGTCCCTGCTGGCGAGGCTGCGCACGCCCGGATCCAGGGACGCCGCGGTCTACGCGCCCGCCTTCGACCGGAGCATCGAGGAGCCGATCGCGGGCCGCATTCCCGTGTATCCGGACGTGCCGCTGGTGATCACCGAGGGGAACTACCTGCTGCACGACGAGGGGGAGTGGGCCGGAGTGCGGCCGCTGCTCGACGAGGCCTGGTACTGCGCTCCGGACGAGGACACCCGGATCCGGCGGCTGGTCGAGCGGCACGTGCGGTACGGCAGGGAGCCGGCCCACGCACGCGAGTGGGTGGGCCGCTCCGACGAGGCGAACGCCCGCCTCGTCGCGCCCGGCCGCCACCGCGCCGACCTCGTCGTCGATCCCGGCTGA
- a CDS encoding class I SAM-dependent methyltransferase, with protein sequence MADTVPSPDGAGSPGRGRYGEQVFRPDRQGEADRIDLGALAYDDTTMARLRALGAGPGWTCLDVGAGTGTVARRLLAEAEVAGVLAVDRDVRFLASHPVPGLTVLQADVTAGDFAPGLFRLVHARFVLMHLPSPQRMVARLSRLLAPGGVLVVSDAVDLTTASAPRTPYTRAMRAMWEGLRDSIGTDVSLVPRHPELLREAGLEGVAAEIHVPPLLPGSPISRFWADTWERARGAMVGTGLVDDAELDEAVRCLASSRCTGLSPGMLTAWGWKSPA encoded by the coding sequence ATGGCTGACACCGTCCCTTCGCCGGACGGCGCCGGCTCGCCGGGCAGGGGACGCTACGGCGAGCAGGTCTTCCGGCCCGACCGGCAGGGCGAGGCCGACCGCATCGACCTCGGCGCCCTCGCCTACGACGACACCACCATGGCCCGGCTGCGGGCACTGGGTGCGGGCCCCGGCTGGACCTGCCTCGACGTCGGAGCGGGAACGGGCACGGTGGCCCGCCGCCTGCTGGCGGAAGCCGAAGTAGCCGGGGTCCTCGCGGTGGACCGTGACGTACGGTTCCTTGCCTCGCACCCCGTGCCCGGACTGACCGTGCTCCAGGCGGACGTCACCGCCGGCGACTTCGCCCCGGGCCTCTTCCGTCTGGTCCACGCCCGTTTCGTCCTCATGCACCTGCCCTCCCCGCAGCGCATGGTCGCCAGGCTCAGCCGCCTCCTCGCCCCCGGCGGCGTCCTCGTCGTCAGCGACGCGGTCGACCTGACCACGGCCTCCGCGCCCCGCACTCCGTACACCCGTGCCATGCGGGCCATGTGGGAGGGACTGCGCGACAGCATCGGCACGGACGTCTCCCTGGTGCCGCGGCATCCGGAGCTCCTGCGGGAGGCCGGGCTGGAAGGCGTGGCCGCCGAGATCCACGTACCACCCCTCCTGCCGGGAAGCCCGATCAGCAGGTTCTGGGCCGACACCTGGGAACGGGCCCGCGGGGCGATGGTGGGAACCGGCCTCGTCGACGACGCAGAGCTGGACGAAGCGGTGCGCTGTCTGGCGTCGTCCCGGTGCACCGGGCTGTCGCCGGGCATGCTCACGGCCTGGGGCTGGAAGTCGCCTGCCTGA
- a CDS encoding endonuclease/exonuclease/phosphatase family protein translates to MRRSPASLAVLALTAALSCVLGPAAPRAAAAGTVRLTSYNICGNMCAAPPYDRARRIAAVVAEADPGGWAADQLFLQEVCEHQYREVLDRLGPLGYTGSHSATLPGGNPAVCEGHAYGNAVLVRGTVSDTAELVLTVGGEREPITAPCVLAPLADRPTWSCSVHLYWDDGTLAVPEADALAAQARRWLDDGFAVVLGGDFNHSPRTDTLSRFYLPERGDGAHGSFIEADESDAEFFDPAVCPPTATVACRSGETTFGPKKLDYVFLSARHVRTAAADALPLDTAVSDHSLLRATATT, encoded by the coding sequence GTGCGCCGATCCCCTGCCTCCCTGGCCGTTCTGGCCCTCACTGCCGCCCTGTCCTGCGTCCTCGGACCGGCCGCGCCTCGTGCGGCCGCGGCCGGGACGGTCCGGCTGACGAGCTACAACATCTGCGGCAACATGTGCGCCGCTCCCCCGTACGATCGTGCGCGCAGGATCGCGGCCGTGGTCGCCGAGGCCGACCCCGGAGGCTGGGCCGCCGACCAACTCTTCCTCCAGGAGGTGTGCGAACACCAGTACCGCGAGGTCCTCGACCGCCTGGGCCCGCTGGGCTACACGGGGTCCCACTCGGCCACTCTGCCCGGCGGGAACCCCGCCGTCTGCGAGGGCCACGCGTACGGGAACGCCGTCCTCGTGCGCGGCACGGTCTCGGACACGGCCGAACTGGTCCTGACGGTGGGTGGCGAGCGTGAGCCGATCACCGCGCCCTGCGTCCTGGCACCCCTCGCGGACCGGCCCACCTGGTCCTGTTCGGTCCACCTCTACTGGGACGACGGCACCCTCGCGGTGCCGGAGGCGGACGCGTTGGCGGCGCAGGCCCGCCGGTGGCTGGACGACGGGTTCGCCGTCGTACTCGGTGGCGACTTCAACCACTCCCCGCGCACGGACACGTTGTCGCGCTTCTACCTGCCGGAACGGGGTGACGGCGCCCACGGGTCCTTCATCGAGGCCGACGAGAGCGATGCGGAGTTCTTCGACCCGGCCGTCTGCCCGCCGACGGCCACCGTCGCCTGCCGGTCGGGCGAGACGACTTTCGGCCCGAAGAAGCTCGACTACGTCTTCCTCAGCGCCCGGCACGTCCGAACGGCGGCGGCCGACGCCCTGCCCCTCGACACGGCGGTCTCGGACCACAGCCTCCTGCGGGCCACGGCCACCACCTGA
- a CDS encoding DUF4360 domain-containing protein, which translates to MLLRRLTVGAAVVALSSLAMPAQAHNATYPPGRITVDVVGVNGSGCPQGTASVAAASDNTSFTVTYSDYLAQTGAGSGGTEFRKNCQLALQIHVPQGFTYAIARADYRGYAHLQRGAFGQERANYYFQGMAQTTRRTHQFNGPYSDNWQASDQTEYADLVWAPCGEERNLNVNSELRVYAGTSSPQALSFMSMDSTDGSVSTVYHFAWKECPAV; encoded by the coding sequence ATGTTGCTCCGCAGGCTCACAGTCGGCGCGGCGGTGGTGGCGCTGTCTTCCCTGGCGATGCCGGCACAAGCCCACAACGCCACGTACCCGCCCGGGAGAATCACCGTCGACGTCGTCGGCGTGAACGGTTCGGGATGTCCCCAGGGGACGGCGAGTGTCGCCGCTGCCTCCGACAACACCTCGTTCACGGTCACCTACAGCGACTATCTCGCCCAGACCGGAGCCGGCTCGGGCGGGACCGAATTCCGCAAGAACTGCCAGCTGGCCCTGCAGATCCACGTGCCGCAGGGCTTCACGTACGCCATCGCCCGGGCGGACTACCGCGGCTACGCCCACCTCCAGCGCGGGGCCTTTGGTCAGGAGCGCGCCAACTACTACTTCCAGGGCATGGCCCAGACCACCCGCAGGACGCACCAGTTCAACGGCCCCTACTCCGACAACTGGCAGGCGAGCGACCAGACCGAGTACGCCGACCTGGTCTGGGCGCCGTGCGGCGAGGAGCGCAACCTCAACGTCAACAGCGAACTGCGGGTGTACGCCGGAACGTCGAGCCCACAGGCCCTGAGCTTCATGAGCATGGACTCCACGGACGGCAGCGTCAGCACGGTCTACCACTTCGCGTGGAAGGAGTGTCCCGCGGTCTGA
- a CDS encoding DUF4360 domain-containing protein encodes MSHSLPRALFTGAAAAALVVTATPAGAAGPTPQITAPPDKIVIELATVNGSGCREGTAEVAVAPDNTAFTVTYSDYLAEVGPGAPPTGFRKNCQLNLRVHVPSGFTYAIVQADYRGFAFLQPGAWGQEKANYYFQGMPTTTQRTHTFNGPLNDNWQATDRTEYADLVWAPCGEKRNFNINTELRVNAGTSNPQAVTSFMTMDSTDASVSTLYHLAWQACPAPRPRPH; translated from the coding sequence ATGTCCCATTCCTTGCCCCGCGCTCTGTTCACGGGCGCCGCGGCCGCTGCCCTGGTGGTCACCGCAACCCCGGCCGGAGCCGCCGGCCCCACACCGCAGATCACCGCACCGCCCGACAAGATCGTGATCGAACTCGCCACGGTGAACGGCTCAGGCTGTCGGGAGGGCACCGCAGAAGTGGCCGTCGCACCCGACAACACGGCCTTCACCGTGACCTACAGTGACTACCTCGCGGAAGTGGGGCCGGGAGCACCGCCGACCGGATTCCGGAAGAACTGCCAGCTCAATCTTCGGGTGCACGTTCCTTCGGGATTCACCTATGCCATTGTCCAGGCGGACTACCGCGGATTCGCATTCCTCCAACCCGGCGCATGGGGCCAGGAGAAGGCGAACTACTACTTCCAGGGAATGCCGACGACCACCCAGCGCACCCATACGTTCAACGGTCCGCTCAATGACAACTGGCAGGCGACCGACAGGACGGAGTACGCGGATCTCGTCTGGGCGCCGTGCGGCGAGAAACGCAATTTCAACATCAACACAGAACTGCGGGTGAACGCGGGGACGTCCAACCCGCAGGCCGTCACCAGCTTCATGACGATGGACTCCACCGACGCCAGCGTGAGCACGCTCTACCACCTCGCCTGGCAGGCCTGCCCCGCCCCCCGGCCGCGCCCCCACTAG
- a CDS encoding crotonase/enoyl-CoA hydratase family protein gives MERDGPVTTVILARPEVRNAVDGPTAALLAEAFRAFEADDDASVAVLWGEGGTFCAGADLKAVGTGRGNRVSAEGDGPMGPTRMELTKPVIAAISGHAVAGGLELALWCDLRVAEEDAVLGVFCRRWGVPLIDGGTVRLPRLIGESRALDLILTGRPVAAVEAHAIGLVNRLVPPGEARRAAERLAHETAGFPQLCLRHDRLSVREQHGLGEREGLAAEYRHGLVPLTAGETRAGADRFVAGAGRHGRFTG, from the coding sequence ATCGAACGGGACGGACCCGTCACCACGGTGATCCTCGCCCGCCCAGAGGTCCGCAACGCGGTCGACGGGCCGACGGCGGCCCTGCTCGCCGAGGCCTTCCGCGCGTTCGAAGCGGACGACGACGCGTCCGTCGCCGTCCTGTGGGGCGAGGGCGGTACGTTCTGCGCCGGCGCGGACCTGAAGGCTGTCGGGACCGGGCGTGGCAACCGGGTGTCGGCCGAGGGGGACGGACCCATGGGGCCGACGCGGATGGAGCTGACCAAGCCGGTCATCGCCGCGATCAGCGGTCACGCGGTGGCGGGCGGCCTCGAACTGGCCCTGTGGTGCGATCTGCGGGTGGCCGAGGAGGATGCGGTCCTCGGCGTGTTCTGCCGCCGCTGGGGCGTGCCCCTGATCGACGGCGGCACGGTACGGCTGCCCCGCCTCATCGGCGAGAGCCGCGCCCTGGACCTGATCCTCACCGGCCGTCCCGTCGCCGCCGTCGAAGCGCATGCGATCGGTCTGGTCAACCGCCTCGTACCGCCCGGCGAAGCCCGCCGTGCGGCGGAACGCCTGGCGCACGAGACGGCCGGATTCCCGCAGCTGTGCCTGCGGCACGACCGGCTCTCCGTCCGGGAACAGCACGGTCTGGGAGAGCGTGAGGGGCTGGCCGCGGAGTACCGGCACGGGCTCGTTCCGCTCACGGCCGGAGAGACCCGGGCGGGTGCCGACCGGTTCGTGGCCGGCGCGGGCCGCCACGGCCGCTTCACCGGCTGA
- the katG gene encoding catalase/peroxidase HPI has product MSGSESENPAIPSPTPESTRPRTNRDWWPNQLDLQVLHQNSPQASPMGEDFNYAEEFATLDVDALKRDVFEVMTTSQDWWPADYGHYGPLFIRMSWHAAGTYRIADGRGGGGSGAQRFAPLNSWPDNASLDKARRLLWPVKQKYGRKISWADLLVFAGNCAMESMGFRTFGFGFGREDIWEPEEVFWGSEDTWLGDERYRGDRELTGPFGAVQMGLIYVNPEGPNGNPDPIAAAKDIRETFGRMAMNDEETVALIVGGHTFGKCHGAVDPEYVGPEPEAGPLEQQGLGWHNSYGSGRGVDTITSGLEGAWTNEPTQWDNGYLDNLFRYDWELTTSPAGAHQWTPKDPAAQDTVPDAHDPSKRHAPMMLTTDLSLKLDPIYAPISKSFHENPDKLAEAFAKAWYKLLHRDMGPVSRYLGPWIPEPQLWQDPVPAVDHELVSAGDVAALKGRILASGLTVSQLVTTAWASAASFRGTDKRGGANGARIRLAPQKDWEANDLPEVAQVVQTLEGIQQDFNGQGGGTRVSLADLIVLGGCAAIEQAAKNAGLDITVPFAPGRTDATQEQTDVESFAVLEPRADGFRNYLPAGEKLSPETLLLDRASMLDLTAPEMTVLIGGMRALDTGFRQSRHGVFTDRPQTLTNDFFVNLLDMGTQWKVSAADENVFEGRVGGEGEPRWTATAVDLVFGSNSQLRALSEVYASGDAREKFVRDFVAAWNKVMNLDRFDLV; this is encoded by the coding sequence GTGTCCGGCAGCGAAAGCGAGAACCCCGCAATCCCCTCCCCGACGCCCGAGTCCACTCGTCCCAGGACGAACCGGGACTGGTGGCCGAACCAACTGGACCTACAGGTTCTCCACCAGAACTCGCCCCAGGCCAGTCCGATGGGCGAGGACTTCAACTACGCGGAAGAGTTCGCGACCCTGGACGTCGACGCGCTGAAGCGGGACGTCTTCGAGGTGATGACGACCTCGCAGGACTGGTGGCCCGCCGACTACGGCCACTACGGCCCGCTCTTCATCCGGATGAGCTGGCACGCCGCCGGGACCTACCGCATCGCCGACGGCCGCGGCGGCGGCGGTTCCGGCGCGCAGCGCTTCGCCCCCCTCAACAGCTGGCCGGACAACGCGAGTCTGGACAAGGCGCGCCGTCTGCTCTGGCCGGTCAAGCAGAAGTACGGCCGGAAGATTTCCTGGGCGGACCTTCTGGTGTTCGCGGGCAACTGCGCGATGGAGTCGATGGGGTTCAGGACTTTCGGATTCGGCTTCGGTCGGGAGGACATCTGGGAGCCCGAGGAAGTCTTCTGGGGGTCGGAGGACACGTGGCTGGGAGATGAGCGCTACCGGGGCGACCGGGAACTCACCGGGCCTTTCGGCGCCGTGCAGATGGGACTCATCTACGTCAATCCCGAAGGCCCCAACGGAAATCCCGATCCGATCGCCGCGGCGAAGGACATTCGCGAGACGTTCGGCCGCATGGCGATGAACGACGAGGAGACGGTCGCGCTCATCGTGGGCGGCCACACCTTCGGCAAGTGCCACGGCGCGGTGGACCCCGAGTACGTCGGTCCGGAGCCCGAGGCCGGGCCGCTGGAGCAGCAGGGCCTCGGCTGGCACAACTCGTACGGCAGCGGCAGGGGCGTCGACACGATCACCAGCGGGCTCGAGGGCGCGTGGACGAACGAGCCGACCCAATGGGACAACGGGTACCTGGACAACCTGTTCCGGTACGACTGGGAGTTGACGACGAGCCCGGCCGGGGCTCACCAGTGGACCCCGAAGGATCCTGCGGCCCAGGACACGGTGCCGGACGCGCACGATCCGTCGAAGCGGCACGCCCCGATGATGCTGACGACGGACCTCTCGCTGAAGCTGGATCCGATCTACGCGCCGATCTCGAAGAGCTTCCACGAGAACCCGGACAAGCTCGCCGAGGCGTTCGCCAAGGCCTGGTACAAGCTGCTGCACCGCGACATGGGGCCGGTCTCGCGGTACCTCGGCCCCTGGATCCCGGAACCTCAGCTGTGGCAGGACCCCGTTCCGGCGGTCGACCACGAACTGGTCTCGGCCGGGGACGTGGCCGCGCTCAAGGGCCGGATCCTCGCCTCCGGGCTGACCGTGTCCCAGCTGGTGACCACGGCCTGGGCGTCGGCGGCCAGTTTCCGCGGCACGGACAAGCGCGGCGGGGCGAACGGCGCCCGGATCCGGCTCGCGCCGCAGAAGGACTGGGAGGCCAACGACCTGCCCGAGGTGGCGCAGGTGGTACAGACCCTCGAAGGGATCCAGCAGGACTTCAACGGTCAGGGCGGCGGCACCAGGGTTTCGCTGGCCGACCTCATCGTCTTGGGCGGGTGCGCGGCGATCGAGCAGGCGGCGAAGAACGCCGGGCTCGACATCACCGTCCCGTTCGCGCCGGGGCGCACGGACGCGACGCAGGAGCAGACCGACGTCGAGTCGTTCGCCGTGCTCGAACCGCGGGCGGACGGCTTCCGCAACTATCTCCCCGCGGGCGAGAAGTTGTCGCCGGAGACGCTGCTGCTGGACCGCGCGAGCATGCTGGACCTGACGGCACCCGAGATGACGGTGCTGATCGGCGGCATGCGGGCGTTGGACACGGGCTTCCGGCAGTCCCGGCACGGTGTGTTCACCGACCGGCCGCAGACCCTGACGAACGACTTCTTCGTCAACTTGCTGGACATGGGTACGCAGTGGAAGGTGTCGGCCGCGGACGAGAACGTCTTCGAGGGCCGGGTCGGCGGCGAGGGCGAGCCCCGGTGGACCGCGACCGCCGTGGACCTCGTCTTCGGCTCCAACTCCCAGCTCCGGGCCCTCTCGGAGGTCTACGCCTCCGGGGACGCCCGGGAGAAGTTCGTCCGTGACTTCGTGGCGGCGTGGAACAAGGTGATGAACCTCGACCGGTTCGACCTCGTCTGA
- a CDS encoding Fur family transcriptional regulator — MSELLERLRGRGWRLTSQRRVVAEVLDGEHVHLTADEVHARAARRLPEISRAGVYNTLGELVALGEVAELAAHGRAKRYDPNAHRPHHHLVCSGCGLIRDVHPTGDPLDGLPARERFGFAVSGVEVVYRGLCSSCTAEPSRA; from the coding sequence ATGAGTGAGCTGCTGGAACGGCTGCGGGGGCGCGGCTGGCGCCTGACGTCCCAGCGGCGGGTCGTCGCGGAGGTCCTCGACGGCGAGCACGTGCATCTGACGGCCGACGAGGTGCACGCCCGCGCGGCCCGGCGGTTGCCGGAGATCTCCCGGGCCGGGGTGTACAACACCCTCGGCGAGCTGGTCGCCCTGGGCGAGGTCGCCGAGCTCGCCGCGCACGGGCGGGCGAAACGCTACGACCCCAACGCACACCGGCCGCACCATCACCTGGTGTGCTCCGGCTGCGGGCTCATCCGCGACGTCCACCCCACCGGCGACCCCCTGGACGGCCTTCCGGCGCGGGAGCGCTTCGGTTTCGCCGTGTCCGGGGTCGAGGTGGTCTACCGCGGCCTGTGCTCCTCCTGTACGGCCGAACCGTCGCGCGCCTGA